A stretch of the Streptomyces ortus genome encodes the following:
- a CDS encoding winged helix-turn-helix transcriptional regulator: MAALDLLGRRWTLRVIWELHRGGAPVGFRDLQRRCDAMSSSVLSARLGELREAGIATPTDGAAWHLTPLGDDLVTAMGPLLDWSHTWAERR; this comes from the coding sequence ATGGCCGCGCTGGATCTCCTCGGCCGCCGCTGGACGCTCCGGGTGATCTGGGAACTTCACCGGGGCGGCGCGCCGGTCGGTTTCCGCGATCTCCAGCGGCGCTGCGACGCCATGTCCTCCAGCGTGCTGTCCGCCCGGCTCGGCGAACTCCGCGAGGCGGGGATCGCCACCCCCACGGACGGGGCGGCCTGGCACCTCACCCCGCTGGGCGACGACCTCGTGACCGCGATGGGCCCTCTGCTCGACTGGTCACACACGTGGGCGGAGCGACGGTAA
- a CDS encoding NmrA family NAD(P)-binding protein, with protein MSAVTAPAAVLVLGATGTTGSRVVSRLVREGHRVKAAGRRATPVAGAEAVRFDWYDPATYEGALAGADRVYLVAPLDSATPADVMLPFLAQARASGVRRAVLLSSSAISAGGPVVGQVHRALPGLFDEWAVLRPSWFMQNFTGDHMHARSIRQDGVILTAAGEGRVAFVDADDIAAVAVHALTDVRAPGTDLVVTGPEALSHAEVAAVLTEVTGRTVAHRPLAYEEMRDHLVASMPLEYAAMLAGLDRANAEGAEDRTTGTVRRLTGRAPRTFRDHVLAALGDTETAPPTRVS; from the coding sequence ATGAGCGCCGTGACCGCCCCCGCGGCCGTCCTCGTGCTCGGCGCCACGGGCACCACCGGCAGCCGTGTGGTCTCCCGTCTCGTAAGGGAGGGGCACCGGGTGAAGGCGGCCGGGCGCCGGGCCACGCCCGTCGCCGGCGCGGAGGCCGTCCGCTTCGACTGGTACGACCCGGCGACGTACGAGGGCGCGCTGGCCGGCGCGGACCGTGTGTATCTCGTCGCGCCCCTTGACTCCGCCACCCCGGCCGACGTCATGCTGCCCTTCCTGGCGCAGGCACGTGCGTCGGGAGTGCGCCGGGCGGTGCTTCTCAGTTCGTCCGCGATCTCAGCGGGAGGCCCGGTCGTCGGGCAGGTGCACCGGGCTCTGCCCGGTCTGTTCGACGAGTGGGCGGTGCTGCGGCCCTCCTGGTTCATGCAGAACTTCACCGGCGACCACATGCACGCGCGGAGCATCCGCCAGGACGGGGTCATCCTGACGGCCGCGGGCGAGGGCCGGGTGGCGTTCGTCGACGCCGACGACATCGCGGCCGTCGCCGTGCACGCGCTGACCGACGTGCGGGCCCCCGGCACCGACCTGGTCGTCACCGGCCCGGAAGCGCTGAGTCACGCCGAGGTCGCGGCCGTTCTCACCGAGGTGACCGGGCGTACGGTCGCTCACCGGCCGCTGGCCTACGAGGAGATGAGGGATCACCTGGTCGCTTCGATGCCGCTGGAGTACGCCGCGATGCTCGCCGGCCTGGACCGCGCGAACGCGGAGGGGGCCGAGGACCGCACCACCGGCACGGTCCGCCGCCTCACCGGCCGCGCGCCGCGCACCTTCCGCGACCACGTGCTTGCCGCGCTCGGCGATACGGAAACGGCACCGCCGACGCGCGTGTCATGA
- a CDS encoding nuclear transport factor 2 family protein yields the protein MLIDKDIRAWVGLWSEEGVLEFPFAPAGWPKRLEGKAAVADYMRHYPDHIDLHDFPDVKVHETSERGTIVVEMRGVGRVVETGEPFDMTYVAVVTVSGGLITHYRDYWNPLAVSPGGATDFTRGDR from the coding sequence ATGCTGATCGACAAGGACATCCGGGCCTGGGTCGGCCTCTGGAGCGAGGAGGGTGTTCTTGAGTTCCCCTTCGCCCCCGCAGGATGGCCGAAGCGGCTGGAGGGCAAGGCCGCCGTCGCCGACTACATGCGCCACTATCCCGACCACATCGACCTCCACGACTTCCCCGACGTGAAGGTCCACGAGACCAGCGAGCGCGGGACGATCGTGGTGGAGATGCGCGGGGTCGGGCGGGTGGTGGAGACCGGTGAGCCCTTTGACATGACCTACGTCGCCGTCGTGACGGTCTCCGGCGGACTCATCACGCACTACCGCGACTACTGGAACCCCCTCGCCGTCTCCCCGGGCGGCGCGACCGACTTCACGCGGGGCGACCGATGA
- a CDS encoding TetR/AcrR family transcriptional regulator: MPERKPRADAVRNREAVLAAADRLFARSDSPQHVSMADIAAEAGVGKGTLFRGFGDRTGLILALHETRLEPIRRAVVDGPHPLGPGTPPAERAPALLDALLCFKFDHRHLSLALEEAGSGSPYGAGHYDWWHGTLRGVLEDLPGFGDGAFAAHALLAAVRADLVDHLVDRHGKSREQLRAELAAFTAKLLTGAHDVRTTHAG; the protein is encoded by the coding sequence GTGCCCGAACGCAAGCCCCGTGCGGACGCCGTACGCAACCGGGAAGCAGTACTCGCCGCGGCCGACCGGCTCTTCGCCCGGAGCGACAGTCCCCAGCACGTGTCCATGGCCGACATCGCGGCCGAGGCGGGCGTCGGCAAGGGGACGCTGTTCCGCGGCTTCGGCGACCGCACCGGTCTGATCCTGGCGCTCCACGAGACCCGGCTGGAACCGATCCGCCGGGCCGTCGTGGACGGCCCGCACCCCCTCGGGCCCGGCACCCCGCCGGCCGAGCGCGCGCCCGCGCTGCTGGACGCCCTCCTGTGCTTCAAGTTCGACCACCGGCACCTCTCGCTGGCCCTGGAGGAGGCGGGCAGCGGCAGCCCCTACGGCGCCGGGCACTACGACTGGTGGCACGGCACACTCCGAGGGGTCCTGGAGGACCTTCCCGGTTTCGGCGACGGCGCCTTCGCCGCCCACGCGCTGCTCGCCGCGGTCCGCGCCGACCTCGTCGACCACCTGGTCGACCGCCACGGCAAGTCCCGGGAACAACTCCGGGCGGAGCTGGCCGCCTTCACCGCGAAACTCCTGACCGGCGCCCACGACGTCCGCACCACGCACGCCGGGTGA
- a CDS encoding carboxymuconolactone decarboxylase family protein has protein sequence MKQRIDGITPPYDPESERALRRWMPPGVTQEPLMLFKVLERHPDLASRMRELGASLLAHGLLPDADRELVIFRVAARCDCAYEWGAHAVAYAEAADLTAEQLTLTVTGTPHDPAWTPRQSALLAAVDQLHDTARLDDEAWTALRAHLGEEEALEVLVLAGWYRTIAYVLNGLGIAREPWAKPFPTG, from the coding sequence ATGAAGCAGCGCATCGACGGCATCACGCCGCCCTACGATCCCGAGTCCGAGCGCGCCTTACGCCGCTGGATGCCACCCGGCGTCACCCAGGAACCCCTGATGCTCTTCAAGGTCCTGGAACGCCATCCCGACCTCGCCTCCCGTATGCGGGAACTCGGCGCGAGCCTCCTCGCCCACGGCCTGCTGCCCGATGCCGACCGCGAACTGGTCATCTTCCGGGTGGCGGCCCGCTGCGACTGCGCCTACGAGTGGGGCGCCCACGCGGTGGCGTACGCCGAGGCCGCGGACCTGACCGCGGAGCAGCTCACCCTGACCGTCACCGGCACCCCGCACGACCCGGCGTGGACGCCCCGTCAGAGCGCCCTCCTGGCGGCCGTCGACCAGCTCCACGACACGGCCCGCCTCGACGACGAGGCCTGGACCGCGCTCCGGGCGCACCTCGGGGAAGAGGAAGCCCTTGAGGTCCTGGTCCTGGCGGGCTGGTACCGCACCATCGCGTACGTGCTCAACGGACTGGGGATCGCACGCGAACCCTGGGCGAAGCCGTTCCCGACCGGCTGA